One genomic segment of Mycoplasmopsis agalactiae PG2 includes these proteins:
- a CDS encoding type I restriction-modification system subunit M, with product MGNKITKEKLGSKIWAAANHLRDKLEAYEYKDYVLGLILYKFLCEKQSNYLIKNWVTKEQLKYLDSKYLDNISNFSAFYTGNNLESDYEIFKDAKKECIDENGYFIDYSDLFIAWLENKSSFNIQDFQQAFNNFNNSINDAHKSLFKDLFVKFERDLSKLGSDTNEQTKVISSLLDIINDIPSTNQDYDVLGYIYEYLIARFASSAGKKAGEFYTPHEVSELMSKIVAHHLKDRKVIKVYDPTSGSGSLLLTIGQEFKKYNSGNSPVSYYAQELKAEVFNLTRMNLIMKNISPTEIHARNGDTLEQDWPMFENNDYSSYQHLSVDAVVSNPPYSQKWNAEKHTLDPRYIEYGIAPKTKADYAFLLHDLYHVQPDGIITIVLPHGVLFRGNSEGQIRKTLIQKQQIDTIIGLPANMFYGTGIPTIIMILKKHRSEKDILFVDASKLYVKEGKNNKFSKSHIKKIADVVNNRIEIENFSRRVLLDEIVANDYNLNISRYIDNFKKQEQHDLYSLMHGGISKEELAKLDNFFDLFTGLKGKLFKINANNYYELKVAKEDINSTIKGEWNVSEYINSFDKKSTKFLKFFKNFVTSVEQIEHINLVELESALTDYIFENMDSIPLVDAYDIYQIFVNNFDLIKDDIELISKYYQESEDKSNVLSEILNGEIEKLETKSKKSATKGYKSNIFDNELIQEKFFSDKYWLMRDKSDESESLKNELEELEKSISEEEKTDEIYDFEANKFKHENIEKAYKSMLKDIDSLDQESIEFKLTSICLLRSKISKVDKDKKELSNFLDEESYNKYISLSSDEFYELLIEKWLTPVIEQINQIGINFVEDFISKIESLAEKYSDTLEDINDQIVASERELVELLKDLKGEESDMKAIDELIKILGGK from the coding sequence ATGGGCAACAAAATAACCAAAGAAAAATTGGGCTCTAAAATTTGAGCAGCTGCTAATCATTTAAGAGATAAATTGGAGGCTTATGAATACAAGGACTATGTTTTAGGGCTAATACTTTATAAGTTTTTGTGTGAAAAACAAAGCAATTATTTAATTAAAAATTGGGTAACTAAAGAACAACTTAAATATCTTGATAGCAAATATTTAGACAACATATCTAATTTTAGTGCTTTTTATACTGGCAATAATTTAGAAAGTGACTATGAAATCTTTAAGGACGCAAAAAAAGAGTGTATTGACGAAAATGGCTATTTTATAGACTATTCAGATTTATTCATTGCATGATTAGAGAACAAAAGCAGCTTTAATATTCAAGATTTTCAACAAGCTTTTAATAACTTTAATAACAGCATTAATGATGCACATAAATCACTATTTAAAGATTTATTTGTTAAATTTGAAAGAGATTTAAGTAAACTAGGCTCTGATACTAACGAGCAAACTAAAGTAATTTCTAGCTTGCTAGATATTATTAATGATATTCCTTCAACTAATCAAGATTATGATGTTTTAGGATACATTTATGAATATCTTATTGCCCGTTTTGCTTCATCAGCTGGCAAAAAAGCCGGAGAGTTTTATACTCCTCATGAAGTGTCAGAATTAATGTCCAAAATAGTTGCTCATCATCTAAAAGACAGAAAAGTTATTAAAGTTTATGACCCAACAAGTGGTTCTGGTTCACTGCTTTTAACTATTGGCCAAGAGTTTAAAAAATATAACAGTGGTAATAGTCCAGTAAGCTATTATGCGCAGGAATTAAAAGCTGAAGTTTTCAACTTAACTAGAATGAATTTAATTATGAAAAACATCAGTCCAACTGAAATTCATGCTCGTAATGGCGATACTTTAGAGCAAGATTGACCAATGTTTGAAAATAATGACTATAGTTCATATCAACATTTATCAGTTGATGCTGTTGTTTCAAATCCTCCTTATTCTCAAAAATGAAATGCAGAAAAGCATACATTAGACCCTAGATATATTGAATATGGCATAGCACCTAAGACAAAAGCAGATTATGCATTTTTACTTCATGATCTTTACCACGTGCAACCTGATGGTATTATAACAATAGTCTTGCCACACGGAGTTTTATTTAGAGGAAATTCTGAAGGTCAAATTCGTAAGACTTTGATTCAAAAACAACAAATAGATACAATTATTGGCTTACCAGCCAATATGTTCTATGGCACTGGAATTCCAACAATAATTATGATTCTTAAAAAACACAGAAGCGAAAAAGATATTTTATTTGTTGATGCTTCAAAACTTTATGTTAAAGAAGGTAAAAACAATAAATTTTCTAAGTCACATATTAAAAAAATTGCTGATGTAGTAAATAATAGAATTGAAATAGAAAACTTTTCACGTCGTGTGTTGCTTGATGAAATTGTTGCAAATGATTACAATCTTAATATATCTAGATATATTGACAACTTTAAAAAACAAGAGCAGCATGATCTTTATTCACTCATGCATGGTGGTATAAGTAAGGAAGAGTTAGCAAAGCTTGATAACTTCTTCGACTTATTTACAGGCTTAAAAGGCAAATTATTCAAAATAAATGCAAACAATTATTATGAATTAAAAGTTGCTAAAGAAGATATAAATTCAACTATTAAAGGCGAATGAAATGTATCTGAATACATCAATAGTTTTGACAAAAAAAGCACTAAATTTTTAAAGTTTTTCAAAAATTTTGTAACTTCAGTTGAGCAAATTGAACACATTAATCTTGTTGAATTAGAATCAGCATTAACTGACTATATTTTTGAAAATATGGACAGTATTCCATTAGTTGATGCTTATGATATTTATCAAATTTTTGTCAATAATTTTGACTTAATCAAAGATGACATTGAGCTAATAAGCAAATATTATCAAGAGAGCGAAGATAAAAGTAATGTTTTATCTGAGATTTTAAATGGTGAGATTGAAAAACTTGAAACCAAAAGCAAGAAAAGTGCTACTAAGGGATATAAATCAAATATTTTTGATAATGAACTAATTCAAGAAAAGTTTTTTAGCGACAAATACTGACTAATGCGTGATAAATCTGATGAATCTGAAAGTCTCAAGAATGAATTAGAGGAATTAGAAAAGTCAATTTCTGAAGAAGAAAAAACTGATGAAATTTATGATTTTGAAGCTAATAAATTCAAACATGAAAATATCGAAAAAGCCTATAAATCAATGCTGAAGGACATAGATTCCTTGGATCAAGAAAGCATAGAATTTAAGCTAACAAGTATTTGTTTACTTAGAAGCAAAATATCTAAAGTTGATAAGGATAAGAAAGAATTATCAAACTTTTTAGATGAAGAGTCATATAACAAGTATATAAGTCTTTCTAGCGACGAGTTTTATGAACTTTTAATTGAAAAATGACTAACTCCCGTTATTGAGCAAATTAATCAAATAGGTATAAATTTTGTTGAAGACTTTATTTCAAAAATTGAATCATTAGCAGAAAAATACAGCGACACATTAGAAGATATTAATGACCAAATAGTAGCAAGTGAGCGTGAGTTAGTTGAATTATTAAAAGATCTTAAAGGCGAAGAAAGCGATATGAAAGCCATTGATGAACTTATTAAGATTTTAGGTGGTAAGTAA
- a CDS encoding variable surface lipoprotein, translated as MKRKLMLIGGLALASSFPMIAASCDSKTIKSEAPEKDVKEPVKTKEIKTETEQPKAKSEIAKAAKENKENEKNLESAGSSNSDSSATPSVPVATEVAKKVENLDDDLEGIRASTYIYDVWARDIYKFEPSKKENEAKDPNKEQEERAEKALRSNLVPRAKQSAYDIDLTNSWLNSLRGK; from the coding sequence ATGAAAAGAAAATTAATGTTAATAGGGGGTCTTGCTCTTGCTAGTTCTTTCCCAATGATAGCAGCTTCATGCGATAGCAAAACAATCAAATCTGAAGCGCCAGAAAAGGATGTTAAGGAGCCTGTTAAAACTAAAGAAATTAAAACAGAAACTGAACAACCAAAAGCAAAATCAGAAATAGCTAAGGCTGCTAAAGAAAATAAAGAAAACGAAAAGAATTTAGAATCTGCAGGATCATCAAATAGCGATTCCTCTGCAACGCCTTCAGTTCCAGTAGCAACAGAAGTAGCAAAAAAAGTTGAAAATCTAGATGATGACCTAGAAGGCATAAGAGCTTCAACATACATATATGATGTGTGAGCAAGAGATATTTATAAATTTGAGCCTTCAAAAAAAGAAAATGAAGCGAAAGATCCAAATAAAGAACAAGAAGAAAGAGCTGAAAAAGCTTTAAGATCAAATTTGGTTCCTAGAGCGAAACAATCAGCATATGACATCGATTTAACAAATAGTTGATTGAACTCATTGAGAGGAAAATAA
- a CDS encoding 5-formyltetrahydrofolate cyclo-ligase encodes MNKRELRKLMIAKRKELTPEYKTNANLAISTSVIYFINKNRFKQICIYLPTKYETDTSKIIEWCLHNNIKVYVPKVLEDNKMVMTLIDNRTDYQLNLFNINESKSDILCNIEEIDCVFTPLVAFDNSLNRIGMGKGFYDRFFSENNGNYLKIGLCFNDQLVEKIESETSDQMLDLVITESKIYS; translated from the coding sequence ATGAATAAAAGAGAACTAAGAAAATTAATGATTGCTAAACGAAAAGAACTTACACCTGAATACAAAACTAATGCCAATTTGGCCATCAGTACTAGTGTAATTTACTTTATAAATAAAAACAGATTTAAGCAAATCTGTATTTATTTGCCAACAAAATATGAAACTGATACAAGCAAAATAATAGAATGGTGCTTGCATAATAATATAAAAGTTTATGTTCCTAAAGTACTAGAAGACAACAAAATGGTTATGACTTTAATTGATAATAGAACTGATTATCAATTAAATTTATTTAATATTAATGAATCTAAGTCAGATATTTTGTGCAACATAGAAGAAATTGATTGTGTTTTTACACCTTTAGTAGCTTTTGATAATTCTTTAAATAGAATTGGCATGGGCAAAGGATTTTATGATCGTTTTTTTAGTGAAAACAATGGCAACTATTTAAAAATAGGATTATGTTTTAATGATCAACTAGTTGAAAAAATTGAATCAGAAACAAGTGATCAAATGCTAGATTTAGTTATTACTGAGTCAAAAATTTATAGTTAG
- a CDS encoding S41 family peptidase yields MKLKKLKHIFLASCVTAPFIGLSAIVNNSSNDEISSKLNEFDLIPLAKELNRQPKNKKVKMYMHNDVPYIGIKEFLDAVSKIVKNENIEYSFDVKKVVLTYKTDKEGKNSLKIVIDYDKQKITVSDYSFFISILRNHERGEEKLDIEFLKSENKNLTKEFEYDLRKYDIFILKDKSDLYLPQILLNQIFLNESNIQTYFNGEVLNLFRFVESLSGSGYFYLRQSIKNNETSIPSGLKEFQAKYFSFLLDHYYGIKFNEDETMNESYKGFIETYKNRITHTNSDIHYLTTREIIRDLDDSHTAYILDGYYSKNNEVLKHPIKSNKRITDRFNLGEKLGKLYFKSNIEYQNVFTPDGKTSVISFKAFEENSAVSIEKSLNEAKEKGIKNIIFNVTHNGGGYIGAAYEIMGFLSDKPFNVWTHNPLTGENKIETIKSKKTKYDFNYFVLTAPFSFSAGNIFPQLVRDNNLGKIIGYDTFGGSSAIGYYILPTGDIIQLSSNTVFTDKNFKTTEFGISPDYPFKENIETGAKNLYDLDYLQKFVNDINKESKKEPNKPINKPDTEPLPKPAEPSVPISRPHNNPEFNSDNGNIMIIIPDSGFTPNNIEKSQGKGRKAGIIAGISVGIASGVAALSSMSYFLVKKFRK; encoded by the coding sequence ATGAAATTGAAAAAACTAAAACATATATTTTTAGCATCTTGTGTTACTGCTCCTTTTATAGGGCTTTCAGCAATTGTTAATAATAGCAGTAATGATGAAATAAGTTCAAAATTAAATGAATTTGATTTAATTCCCTTAGCAAAAGAATTAAATCGCCAGCCTAAAAATAAAAAAGTCAAAATGTACATGCATAATGACGTGCCTTATATAGGAATAAAAGAGTTTTTAGATGCTGTATCTAAAATTGTTAAAAATGAGAATATAGAATATAGTTTTGATGTCAAAAAAGTTGTATTAACCTATAAAACAGACAAAGAGGGCAAAAACAGTCTTAAAATTGTAATTGACTATGATAAGCAAAAAATAACTGTTTCTGACTACAGTTTCTTTATTTCTATATTAAGAAATCATGAACGTGGTGAAGAAAAATTAGATATTGAATTTTTAAAGTCTGAAAATAAGAACTTGACTAAAGAATTTGAATATGATCTTAGAAAATATGATATTTTTATTCTTAAAGACAAAAGTGATTTGTACTTACCTCAAATTTTATTAAATCAAATATTTTTAAATGAATCAAACATTCAAACATACTTTAATGGTGAAGTTTTAAATTTATTTAGATTCGTTGAATCTTTATCAGGATCAGGATATTTTTATCTTAGACAATCAATTAAAAATAATGAAACTTCAATTCCTAGCGGTCTAAAAGAGTTTCAAGCAAAATATTTTTCATTTTTGCTTGATCATTATTATGGAATTAAATTCAATGAAGATGAGACAATGAATGAATCGTACAAAGGTTTTATAGAAACATATAAAAACAGAATTACGCACACTAATAGCGATATACATTACTTAACTACAAGAGAAATTATTAGAGATTTAGATGATTCTCATACTGCTTATATCTTAGATGGATATTATTCAAAAAATAATGAAGTACTTAAGCATCCTATTAAAAGTAATAAAAGAATAACTGACAGATTTAATTTAGGGGAAAAATTAGGAAAGCTTTACTTTAAAAGCAATATTGAGTATCAAAATGTTTTTACTCCTGATGGCAAAACATCAGTAATTTCATTCAAAGCATTTGAAGAAAACAGTGCTGTAAGCATTGAAAAATCTTTAAACGAAGCTAAAGAAAAAGGGATAAAAAACATTATTTTCAATGTTACTCATAATGGCGGTGGTTATATAGGTGCAGCCTATGAAATTATGGGCTTTTTATCTGACAAACCTTTTAATGTATGAACTCATAATCCTTTAACAGGCGAAAATAAAATTGAAACCATAAAGTCAAAAAAAACAAAATATGATTTTAATTATTTTGTACTCACAGCTCCTTTTTCATTTAGCGCTGGCAACATTTTTCCACAGTTAGTGCGCGACAATAATTTAGGAAAAATTATAGGATATGACACTTTTGGTGGTTCTTCTGCAATTGGATATTACATTTTGCCAACTGGTGATATTATCCAACTTAGCAGTAACACTGTTTTTACTGATAAAAATTTCAAAACAACTGAATTTGGCATAAGTCCGGATTATCCATTTAAAGAAAATATTGAAACCGGTGCCAAAAACTTATATGATTTAGATTACTTACAAAAGTTTGTTAATGATATAAATAAAGAAAGCAAAAAAGAGCCGAATAAGCCTATAAATAAGCCAGATACAGAGCCTTTGCCTAAGCCAGCTGAACCATCAGTGCCTATTTCAAGACCACATAATAATCCTGAGTTTAATTCTGATAACGGTAATATAATGATCATAATCCCTGATAGTGGTTTTACTCCTAATAATATAGAAAAGTCACAAGGAAAAGGCAGAAAAGCAGGCATAATTGCTGGTATTTCAGTTGGGATAGCATCAGGTGTAGCTGCTCTATCTTCAATGTCATATTTCTTAGTTAAAAAATTCAGGAAGTAA
- a CDS encoding S41 family peptidase, protein MKKPTLLMLTPIIIPSLAISCTNGQSNSNKDISKIIINPAIPGNIPGTQDHSTPSDKDKQDKNDNSHTHTIRNNEVLKVKISYVDNDKVIKEVEYVKGEVLYPISLSEFTKEKHKLVGYYLDNKFTNKLPVNFHPTTDTKIFLKFEEIKNPVFTENDHKLVSLVNLSLKNQNVKIAKYNDIDYIDLDQFIELSKDVLVLNNDLEINDALHSGKVYRLKRSFKVEKTSNNFTLQSIKQYISSNNENKNITKKSYIMFDYLKQEITVSGFDFFDSVKPYEPEGKLEFYEDSSNKFTEFKINLQKYKISMLNKNGKLYLPFVMLNQLILGESENQLYFNGDKVYIFEFNQVHVHNNNESKTKLLSNAKDEPIPLNYRDFQYNYLLFLLDTFYPINPEGNSSYNDFLKQYKNDILSDDNITHFKALNSIIYDLDDIHTKALLWGHQYVSNLEKQIEERENDELKERRKRFKQYERELLRIESRHNLDEATVRYTKDNQTAIIKIDILTRYTTEGLKKQLSEAKDKSVKNIVFDLTLNRGGSVQATWEILGYLTNQKFKYNKFYPLTKDKTITNIKSKVWQPEFNFKYFILNSPINYSAGNMFAAVAKNNNLAKIIGYKSAGGASEVRISVLPTGTIIRRSGNYTLCNLGFNTYELGVEPDIEFDKKNGEYDFEKLFDLEYIKQIINKSNN, encoded by the coding sequence ATGAAAAAGCCTACTTTATTGATGTTAACACCCATTATTATACCTTCATTAGCAATTAGTTGCACTAATGGTCAGTCTAACAGTAACAAAGATATTTCGAAAATAATCATTAATCCTGCAATTCCTGGAAATATACCTGGAACGCAAGATCATTCAACTCCTAGCGATAAGGATAAGCAAGATAAAAACGATAATTCACATACTCATACAATTCGTAATAATGAAGTTTTAAAAGTTAAAATTAGCTATGTTGATAATGATAAGGTAATTAAAGAAGTAGAGTATGTTAAAGGCGAAGTATTGTATCCAATTTCTCTATCTGAATTTACAAAAGAAAAACACAAATTAGTTGGCTATTATTTAGACAATAAGTTTACTAATAAGTTACCAGTCAATTTTCATCCTACTACTGATACTAAAATATTTTTAAAATTTGAAGAAATAAAAAATCCTGTTTTTACTGAAAACGACCATAAATTAGTCTCTTTAGTCAATTTAAGCCTAAAAAATCAAAATGTTAAGATTGCTAAGTATAATGATATTGACTATATTGACTTAGATCAATTTATCGAGCTATCTAAAGATGTGCTTGTACTTAATAATGATTTGGAAATTAATGATGCATTACATAGTGGCAAAGTATATAGATTAAAAAGGTCTTTTAAGGTTGAGAAAACAAGTAATAATTTTACCTTACAATCTATAAAACAATATATTTCGTCAAATAATGAAAACAAAAATATAACTAAAAAAAGTTATATTATGTTTGATTATCTTAAACAAGAAATAACCGTTTCAGGCTTTGATTTTTTCGATTCAGTTAAGCCATATGAGCCTGAAGGAAAGCTAGAATTTTATGAAGATTCAAGCAACAAGTTCACTGAATTCAAGATAAACTTACAAAAGTATAAAATCAGCATGCTTAACAAAAACGGCAAGCTATATTTACCATTTGTAATGCTTAATCAGTTAATATTGGGCGAATCAGAAAATCAGCTTTATTTTAATGGTGATAAAGTATATATTTTTGAATTTAATCAGGTTCATGTTCATAATAATAATGAGAGTAAGACAAAGCTTCTTTCAAATGCTAAAGATGAGCCAATTCCTCTTAATTATAGGGATTTTCAGTATAATTACTTGTTGTTTCTATTAGATACTTTTTATCCAATAAATCCTGAAGGCAACAGCTCATATAATGATTTTTTAAAGCAATATAAGAATGACATTTTGAGTGATGATAACATAACACACTTTAAAGCACTTAATTCTATTATCTATGATCTAGATGATATTCATACCAAAGCGTTGCTTTGAGGACATCAATATGTAAGTAATTTAGAAAAACAAATAGAAGAGCGTGAGAACGATGAGCTAAAGGAAAGAAGAAAAAGATTCAAGCAATATGAAAGAGAATTGTTGCGAATTGAATCACGTCATAATTTAGATGAAGCAACTGTTAGATATACAAAAGATAACCAAACTGCAATAATAAAAATTGATATCTTAACTCGTTATACAACTGAAGGACTTAAAAAGCAGCTTTCTGAAGCTAAAGATAAAAGTGTCAAAAACATTGTCTTTGACTTAACGCTAAATCGTGGTGGTTCAGTTCAAGCTACTTGAGAAATTTTAGGATACTTAACAAATCAAAAGTTTAAATACAACAAGTTTTATCCTTTAACTAAGGACAAAACTATAACAAATATTAAATCTAAGGTTTGACAGCCTGAATTTAATTTTAAATACTTTATTTTAAATTCTCCTATAAATTACTCAGCTGGAAACATGTTTGCAGCTGTTGCCAAGAATAACAATTTGGCTAAAATTATAGGGTATAAGTCTGCTGGTGGAGCATCTGAAGTTAGGATAAGTGTTTTACCTACAGGCACAATTATTAGAAGAAGTGGCAACTATACATTATGTAATCTTGGTTTCAATACTTATGAATTAGGTGTAGAGCCTGACATTGAGTTTGATAAGAAAAATGGTGAATATGATTTTGAAAAACTATTTGATCTTGAATACATTAAGCAAATTATTAATAAAAGCAATAATTAA